In the genome of Cronobacter malonaticus LMG 23826, one region contains:
- the avtA gene encoding valine--pyruvate transaminase: protein MTFSLFGDKFTRHAGITRLMEDLNDGLRTPGAIMLGGGNPAQIPAMNHYFQELLASMLESGKVTDALCNYDGPRGKSELLEALAGMLRKEFGWDVEPQNIALTNGSQSAFFYLFNLFAGRQADGTSKKVLFPLAPEYIGYADSGLEDDLFVSARPNIELLPEGQFKYHVDFEHLHIGPETGMICVSRPTNPTGNVITDDELIKLDALANQHNIPLVIDNAYGLPFPGIIFSEARPLWNPNIILCMSLSKLGLPGSRCGIIIGNEKVISAISNMNGIISLAPGGIGPAMACEMIKRNDLLRLSQEVIKPFYQQRVQDTIAIIRRYLSPERCLIHKPEGAIFLWLWFKDLPITTELLYQRLKKRGVLMVPGDFFFPGLDKPWPHTHQCMRMNYVPEPEKIEAGVKILAAEIERAWQEAGQ, encoded by the coding sequence ATGACGTTTTCACTTTTCGGCGACAAATTTACCCGCCATGCAGGCATTACGCGCCTCATGGAAGATCTCAACGACGGGTTACGCACCCCCGGCGCTATCATGCTGGGCGGCGGAAACCCGGCGCAAATCCCGGCGATGAACCACTATTTCCAGGAATTGCTGGCCTCAATGCTCGAAAGCGGCAAAGTGACTGATGCGCTTTGCAATTATGACGGTCCGCGCGGAAAAAGTGAGCTGCTGGAAGCCCTGGCGGGCATGTTGCGAAAAGAGTTTGGCTGGGATGTCGAACCACAGAATATTGCTCTGACAAATGGCAGTCAGAGCGCATTTTTCTACTTGTTTAACCTATTTGCTGGCCGTCAGGCGGACGGGACGTCGAAAAAAGTGCTGTTCCCTCTGGCACCTGAATACATCGGCTACGCGGATTCCGGGCTCGAGGACGACCTGTTCGTCTCTGCGCGCCCGAATATCGAACTGCTGCCGGAAGGCCAGTTTAAATATCATGTGGATTTCGAGCATCTGCATATCGGCCCGGAAACCGGCATGATCTGCGTATCGCGCCCAACCAACCCGACCGGCAACGTGATCACCGACGACGAGCTGATTAAGCTCGACGCGCTGGCGAATCAGCACAATATTCCGCTGGTGATTGATAACGCCTACGGTCTGCCGTTCCCGGGCATTATCTTTAGCGAAGCGCGCCCGCTCTGGAACCCGAATATCATTCTGTGCATGAGCCTCTCCAAGCTCGGCCTGCCGGGTAGCCGCTGCGGCATTATCATCGGCAATGAAAAAGTCATCTCAGCCATCAGCAACATGAACGGGATCATCAGCCTGGCACCGGGCGGCATCGGCCCTGCGATGGCCTGCGAGATGATTAAGCGCAACGATCTGCTGCGTCTGTCTCAGGAAGTAATAAAACCCTTCTACCAGCAGCGCGTTCAGGACACGATCGCCATCATTCGCCGTTATCTGTCGCCGGAGCGCTGCCTCATTCACAAACCGGAAGGCGCGATTTTCCTGTGGCTGTGGTTTAAAGATTTGCCGATCACTACCGAACTGCTCTACCAGCGCCTGAAAAAGCGTGGCGTCCTGATGGTGCCGGGCGATTTCTTCTTTCCGGGGCTGGATAAACCGTGGCCGCATACGCACCAGTGCATGCGCATGAACTACGTGCCGGAGCCGGAGAAAATCGAGGCGGGCGTGAAAATCCTGGCGGCAGAGATTGAGCGCGCCTGGCAGGAAGCGGGGCAGTAA